The Senegalia massiliensis genome has a segment encoding these proteins:
- a CDS encoding FecCD family ABC transporter permease has product MINKYFKNQKNNSYNFIIYMVIGFALLFLGILLSIAIGAASIKFSDVISAIFEFDSSVIAHQTIREIRIPRTIANILVGAGFAIAGSIMQGVTRNPLADSGLLGINSGAGLALAISFSFFPDMSYTKIILFSFVGASIGVGITYYISSSDNSDIRPDRLILAGTTVSLLFLALSQFVAITGNVGQQITYWNVGGVANVGFQELKFVTPWFLIATVASIIISPSVTILNLGEDLAKGLGQRTKLIKIISIILVLILSSIAVTLVGPVGFVGLIIPHIVRFFVGDDYRFVIPTSGLFGAIFMLFADVFGRVINAPYETPLGIIFAIIGVPFFLYISRKERMGF; this is encoded by the coding sequence ATGATAAATAAGTATTTTAAAAATCAAAAAAATAATTCATATAATTTTATTATTTATATGGTTATAGGGTTTGCTCTTTTATTTTTAGGTATTTTATTATCAATAGCTATAGGAGCAGCCAGTATAAAATTTTCTGATGTGATAAGTGCAATTTTTGAATTTGATTCCAGTGTTATAGCTCATCAAACAATTAGAGAAATTAGAATTCCACGTACTATTGCAAATATTTTAGTTGGAGCTGGATTTGCTATTGCAGGTTCTATTATGCAAGGTGTTACTAGAAATCCATTAGCAGACTCTGGCTTGCTAGGAATTAATTCTGGTGCAGGACTTGCTTTAGCCATATCTTTTTCATTTTTTCCGGATATGTCATATACAAAAATTATATTATTTTCATTTGTAGGAGCTAGTATTGGTGTAGGAATAACTTATTATATATCAAGTAGTGATAATTCGGATATAAGACCTGATAGACTTATTCTTGCAGGTACAACTGTATCTTTATTATTTCTTGCATTAAGTCAATTTGTTGCAATAACTGGGAATGTAGGACAACAGATTACATATTGGAATGTAGGTGGTGTAGCTAATGTTGGCTTTCAAGAATTGAAATTTGTTACTCCATGGTTCTTAATTGCTACTGTAGCTTCTATAATTATATCTCCATCAGTTACAATTCTAAATTTAGGAGAAGACTTAGCAAAAGGACTTGGACAAAGAACTAAATTGATTAAAATAATTTCAATAATATTAGTTTTGATATTGTCATCTATAGCTGTAACTTTAGTTGGCCCAGTGGGATTTGTAGGTTTAATCATTCCCCATATAGTAAGATTTTTTGTAGGAGATGATTATAGATTTGTTATACCTACTTCAGGATTATTTGGAGCTATATTTATGTTATTTGCCGATGTATTTGGACGCGTAATAAATGCTCCCTATGAAACACCACTTGGTATTATATTTGCAATTATAGGTGTACCTTTCTTTTTATATATTTCTAGAAAAGAAAGGATGGGTTTTTAA